The genomic stretch AATCGAATGCGTGACCAGCTTTCTGATTATTTGTCAGAATTTATGGAACTCGATTACAAATTTGAGATACCGGTAGAGATTGCCTCTTTTCCCGAAAACAGCGGAGACGATATCTCGTTCAGGAGTAGATTGAATTCTCTTTTCGGCACAAATTGAGATATTGGAAAATTATCTTTCCGGGCCGATTATCAAATTAGCCTTTTTTATTGCTGAATCCAGAGAAATTGGTTTCTTTGCATTGCTTAGCGAAATCTCAATAAAAAATAAATAATTATGAATCAAAATCATAAGAACGCAATCCAAAGAGATGAACAAGAATTAATCAGACTGGCCCAATTCGGGGATTTCGGAGCTTTTAATGCGCTGATAAAAGAATATCAGTCAAAAATTTACGGGCTTGCTTTGAAATTGTCAAAAAACCGGGAAGATGCCGAGGATATTTTTCAGGAGACCTTTTTGAAGGCAATAGATAACATAAAGAGATTTCGCGGTGAATCGGTCTTCGGTACCTGGCTTTATGCCATTGCCGTTAATGTGGTCCGCGCCAAATATGGGAAAGAAAGTAAGGCCGATCTTTTGTCCATTGAAGAGTATCTCCCCGCCCAAAAAAGTCACCATAACGAAGATATTCCGGAACTTTTTGACTGGAACGATCCCTTATCGAAAATGACCGATCTCGAAATAAAAGAGAAAATTGAAAATGGATTGCGTGAATTACCCCTCAAGTACAGGATTCCTTTTCTTTTGAGATATACTCAGGAGCTGAGTCTTCAGGAGGTGGCGGATACCCTCAATCTTTCTCTGGCGGCTGCCAAATCCCGCGTTTTGCGCGCGCGGCTGGCCATGCGGCAATACTTAAACGACTATTTTATGGAGGAATTAAAACATGGGTGATTGCCGCGAATTAGCCGAAATGCTTTCCGATTATATCGACGGCGAGCTGGACAAAGAACTCTGCTCGGAGCTGGAAGCTCATTTGAAAGGGTGTAAAAACTGCCGCCTGGTTTTTGACTCAATGAAAATGACCGTACGTCTGTGTCGTAACGGCGTGTGCGAGGATTTGCCTGCCCAATTCCAGGAAAAATTCCAGCAAAAGATGGCAAAGCGATGGAAAAAGAACTTCGGAAAAACTTAATATTATTTATATAGTAAGCAATTTGTCAGTTTTCTGAACACTCCCTAAAATTGATTCTTTCCAGCAACTAAAGTCAATTTTGGGTTATTATTACATGCGCCTGTCCAGAAACTGGACAAATTCGAATTGTTCTAATCTAACAGTTCTCACCAATATTAATTAAGCTCATTTAAAAATTATCCGTAAAAACTGAAAATTTTTGAATCGTTTTTCTCAAAAATCTATCCAAATCGGCAATTGACAAAAAAGAAAGGAAGTTGACGTGAAAGAAGGAATAATACGATTTTCGACCGGACATCCTCTTATAGTCATTGGAATAATAGTGGTAATCACGGCTCTTTTTGCCTATCAACTGACCGGCGTTAAAATAGATACCGACCCCGAAAATATGCTTCCCGACGACGAGCCGGTGCGGATATTCCACAGCAAGGTTAAAGAAGAGTTTGGGATGCACGATTTTATAGCCCTGGGAGTTGTTCGTGAAGATGGTGCCTTTACCGCCGATCAACTGGGGAGAATTTATCAAATGTCGGAGGAAATCGCCGAGATTGAAGGCGTTATTCCCGAAGACATTATGGCTCCCTCAATGGTTGACGATATTCGCCAGGGTGGAGATAACTCAATTGTTATTGGGCCGTTGATGTCTGAGGCTCCAGAAGATGACGAGCAAGCTCAATATATCTTAGAAAGAATTAAATCCAACCCGATTTTGAGAGGTAAACTCGCATCTGATAACGGCAAAGCGATGGCGCTCTTTATTCCGATTGAAGCCAAAGATATGTCTTATCGCATTGCCGGGGAAATTCAGGAAATTGCCGACAAATACGGCGACGGTGGAGAATATTTTATTGCAGGATTACCGGTGGCGCAGGATAGTTTTGGCAATGAAATGTTTGCCCAGATGATATATTCGGCCCCGATGGCCGGGCTTATAATTTTCATCCTGATGTATATATTTTTCCGCAATTTCCGAGTGATTTTGCCGCCCATGATTGTTGCCGTTACTTCGATTATATGGACGATGGGAGCTCTGGTTTGGACCGGAAATGCGGTTCATATTATGAGTTCAATGATACCGATATTTTTATTCCCGATCGCGGTTCTAAATTCAATTCACATTATATCGGAATTCCATGACCGCTATAAAAAATACAAACATAAAGAGACGACTATCCGCCATACAATTAACGAGCTGTTCATGCCGATGTTATTCACGTCGGCTACGACTGTCGTGGGTTTCCTGTCGCTTCTAACCAACAATATTCCTCCCGTGCAGGTATTTGGAACCTTTGTCGCCTTTGGGGTAGCGGTGTCCTGGCTGATGTCGATAACGCTCAATCCCGCATTTGCGATGCTTTTGCCCGATAAGGCCCTGAGGAATTTCGGCGCTTCCGATGACAGGAAAACGATTCTGGCGACTGTGGTCAGCCGAACCGGTCGGTTTGCGTCAAGGCGGTACCGCCCGATTTTACTGGGCACGTCGCTGGTGATTATCGTGGCCGCGATTGGATTGTCGATGATTGATGTGAATGATAATCCGGTAAAATGGTTCAAAAAATCTCATCCCCTGCGCGTCGCCGATACGGAATTGAATAAGCATCTGGCGGGAACATACATGAACTTCCTCGTCATTGACGGCGGCGAAGAGGATGCTATAAAAAATCCGGAACTGATGACTTATATTGAAAATCTTCAACGCCATGTCGAGCAGAACGAAATTGTCGGCGCCACCGCAGGAATCACCGATATCGTCAAGAAAATCCGATTTGAATTATACGGCGGGACCGACAGTTCCAGGTATGCACTCCCCGATAACGCGGTTGAGATTGGACAGGACCTGTTTATATACGAAATGTCAGGTGGGGACCCCGATGACCTGTTCAAACTCGTTACCGACGATTATTCCAAGGCCAATGTCTGGGTTCAGCTTACCGATGGCGATAATCAGTCGGTCGCTTCGGTCATTGAAGACGTTGAACAATATATCAATGAAAATCCGGCTCCGGTGGAGGCTGAAATCAACTGGGCCGGACTACCATATGTCAATATTATCTGGCAGGATAAAATGGTCAGCGGCATGCGCCTGTCGCTTCTGATTTCATTCGGGATTGTTTTCCTGATGATGGCGTTTTTGTTCCGCTCGCCCATCTGGGGATTTATTTCAATGCTGCCGCTGTCGATTACGATTATGGCCATTTACGCCAGCATCGGCTACCTGGGAAAACCTTACGACATGCCCATTGCCGTTCTTTCCTCTTTGACTTTGGGACTATCAATTGATTTCGCCATACATTTTATCCAGAGGTCGAGGACAATACATAAAAGAACCGGCAATTTCAGGGAGACTTACAAACAGATTTTTGAAGGTCCGGGACGGGCCATTAGTCGCAATGTTCTGGTTATCGCTATTGGATTTGTTCCGATGTTCTTCTCCAGCCTGGTTCCTTATATAACAGTTGGAACCTTTTTCTTCGCAATTATGACGGTATCGGGAGCTGTGACATTACTATTGCTGCCGGCAATTGTTACCATGTTGAAAAATAAATTATTTCCCAATGTAAGCAGGGAAGAAAATTCCGCGGTTAAGGCCGCTTAGGAGGTCCAAAATGAAAAAGTATGCTTCGATATTAACGATTATAATTCTGGTATCGATTTCGGCGGGGATGGTTCGCGCCGAGGATGCCATGGATATAATGAAAAAATCTCATCTGGCCTATTATTACGCCGGTGATGACGGCGTCACCAAAGTTACCATGAAAATTATCAACAAGAAAGGCAGAGAGAGGCTCCGGGAATTTACAATGATTCGCCTTGATCTGGAAGAAGGCGGGAAACAGAAATACTATACTTATTTTAATAAGCCGTCCGACGTATCCCGCATGACCTTTATGGTCTGGAAAAATACCGAAAGTAATGATGACCGCTGGTTATATGTCCCCGCCATTGATCTGGTCAAACGTATTTCGGCCGACGACAAAAACTCATCATTTGTCGGTTCCGATTTTTCTTATGAAGATGTATCGGGCAGATTATGGACCGAGGACGATCATACTCTCGTTTCCGAATTGGAAACCATAAACGACAAGCCGGTTTATCTGATTAGTTCCAGGTCCAAAAAGGAAAAAGACAGCTTTGGTGAAAAGAAAAGCTGGATTGACAAGGAAACCTATTTGCCCCTTCGTGAAGAATATTATGACGATAAAGGCAAATTACTCAGGGTTTTTACAGCCGACAAAATCGAGATCATTAAAGATATCGTAACCATTACTCAGCGGACAATGGAAAACGTCAAAAAGAACCAAAAGACCGTGATTTATTTTGACGGCATCGACTATAATATTGGGATTACCGACGATATATTCACCGAACGTTTCTTAAAATCACCCCCGCGGAAATTTTTGAATTAGTCCGGATTGGAGCGCAGCAGATATGAAAAAGATTTTACTTACTATCATGTTTTTATCGATTGTATCCGGTTTCTCGTTTGGCCAGGATTTATACTGGGGTGGGTTTGTCGAGGGGCTCTGGACGGGAGGATTCAACGATAACAATCCAACCGGAAATGATTACATGGCCGCGGAAGCCCGACTCCAGTTACGTCTCGAATCCTTTGGAGATAACAGTGAAGCCTTCGCGCGCCTTGATTTTGTTCAGGATGGTTTTAATTCCGAACAATATTACTTTGACGTCCGGGAAGCGTATGCCAAATTTACCATGTCGATAGGGATTGATTTCAAAGTCGGACGGCAGGTGTTGACCTGGGGAACGGGTGATTTGATTTTCATAAATGATGTTTTCGGCAAAGATTATCAATCGTTTTTTATCGGGCGGCAGGACCAATATCTAAAAGCTCCCCAGACGGCTCTCCGAGCCGAATGGTACGGCAATCTTGGCTCATTGGCACTCGTCGCCATCCCGGATTTTGAGCCGAACATCCTCCCCACCGGCGAACGAATAAGTTTTTATAATCCGCAAAGCGACGCCATCGTTGGCCCTGAAGGATATATATTACCGATCGAACCTGAAAATAGTTTTGACAATGTCGAGATCGCCGTTCGCTATTCGAAAATGATAGGTGGAGTTAATTTCTCTGGATATGGGTATCGGGGATTTTATAAAGACCCCATGGGATTTGACCCAATGGCCGGTGAAATATTCTTCCCTCGACTAAATGTTTACGGCGCCTCATTGCGGGGCCAGGCCGGTGGCGGAGTCTATTGGCTGGAAGGCGGTTATTATGACTCTCGTCAGGATTCGAAGGGCAATAATTTTTTTATCATAAATTCATCGCTGAAGGCAATGGCCGGGTTTGAAAGGCAGGTTGCCACAGATTTAACGGCTAATCTGCAATTTCAATTTGAGCAAATGGGAGAGTATGACGATTATGAAAAGTCGCATAATTTGGCGTCAATTCAGGCGGCCATGATGAGTATGCCTCAACCGGTCAAAGCTGAGAAAAACCGGACGCTGGTAACTTCCCGCTGGAGCAAACAATTGTATTCGCAGACCGTATTAATTTCGTTATTCGGTTTTTATTCACCCAGCGATGAAGACGCCTATGTCAGGTTTTCGACAGAATATAAATATTCGGATGAACTGAGTATAATGATTGGGGGAAATATTTTTGACGGTAAGCATCACCACACCCCTTTTGGACAGTTTGATTTGAACGACAATGCTTATTTGAAATTTAACTACGGATTTTAGGAGATGATAAAATGTCAGTAGAAGGAATGGTCAGGATTATGGCCGGTACACTCGTTATGATTTCGGTCGTTCTGGGACTTTTGGTTTCACCCTACTGGTTCATTTTAACCGGATTTGTAGGATTAAACCTGTTTCAGTCGGCTTTTACCGGATTTTGTCCGGCCGAAACGTTTTTTAAGGGACTGAAAAAATCAGGTAAGGCCCCAACGCAATAGTTCATATTGCCAGCCCGATCAAAAGCGACCGGGCTTTTCTATCGCCCAAAATAAAACCGGGAGATTTCTTTCCCAAAAAATCTCCCGGCCGATGGTAACTGCGTAGGTGTCGTATGTTTTTTCCTAAATTGTAGGCGCCGGATCGGTTATTTCCTCCAGAGTATGATATATTATCGGATCGACATGATCCTGCCGCCAGCCGACGCGCTGGAAAACCCGCAAAGATGGAGTTCCCGGCGGAAGGTTGCCGGGGTCAGTCAGATCGGTATCAAAGGCCCAATCACGGTTGGGCGGAGTATAGTATGTTCCGTCCCAGTTTCCAATTGCTTCCTGAGAAACCCAGAGACATATCATTGATCCGCGATAAGTCAAAGTTCTGTCCGACCAATTTTCCAGAAAACGAGGAAGGTTTTCCAACCCTCCGTTATATCCCGCTCCGTCTTCACCGGAATTTTTATTGCCGGTTATGAACGAAAAATTCGCCGTGGTCGATAGGGCCGTTCTGTTATTTTTATCATCCGAACCGGAAACCAGGGGATCATCTAGCCAATTGCCGGATAGAATCGTCAGGGCATCGGCAATAATTGCCATCGGTTTTTTATTATTAGAATTGATATCGCCCATGGTATAAACCGGATTTTCAGAAGCAATTGTCAGCGACGCACCGATATCTTCAGCATTGTAAATACGAGTGCCTCTCAATCCGGTCCTGTTATCGGCCGTATAAATGTTTCCATTCGACGGGAAATAAGCGGAATTTTTGAATATGTTCATATCTATATCGTAAACGACAGCGTCTTTATTTTCCCGTTTATCATGGAAAGTTGATTCCTTCAACGAACCGTCGGCAAGAAGATTTGCCGTAACATTAACCCAGGATCCTCCACCAACGTCATATAAGGCTTGCCCGTCAATGATTTTGAAAGCTGCGTTATGCTCGAAAGATTCGTTGTTCCCTCCGTCAAAAGAGGCTCTATTGATAATCTTATGCGCGTCTTCGTCCGGATTATCGAAGGGCAGTCTCAATTTTTCCTGTCCAAAATCGGAGTCTTTTACCCGCCCTCCCCAGCGGGTCGAAGCGGTGTCAAACCAGTGATCGTCATTGGCATCCAGCCAGTCGCTTCCGTCGCGCATGGAATAATAATTCCCATCCATACCCAGTATATTTACTTCGCCATTGGCCTCGCCGGCGCCGGAGCCTGGTTTGCGGCCATGATAAATACTACCGTATGATGTCAAATAAGAGTTAATGTCCAAGCTGTTTCCGGATTGAAGATAGATGTTTTTATTTGAATGAATTCGTCCGTTAATCACCATTGTTGGTCCGGGGGCGATTTCAAGATCATTTTCGTAAAAAACCGCGAATTGAAAAATCGGCACCAGGGCGCATTCAAACTCCTGATAAAGTCTAACCTGGCTCCCATCGACCAACGATGTCCCGATTGATTCAATCGTGTAAGTTTTAACGCTAGCGTGCAGACCTGCAAAATCTCCCTGAGCCAGCTTTTTATTTTCAAAGGCGCCGTTGTCGGTAGTCACATACGCTACATTCGCCGAGGGGAGACCTTCACTGCCGGATGGCATTGTTTCCGGCGGAGCGCCATGTTCTTCATAATATGTTTGCAATGCGGCCGCGGCTTTTTCCAGCCCCGCTTCAGCCGTATAAAAGGCGACCATCTCATTCATTTCGTTACCGGCAATTGAAATTTCGTCATTGGAGGTCTTTATAATTCCAATGCCAATAATGGTAAGCATCAGGGTCAACATCAGGGCAATAAATAATGCCATTCCTTTTTCATTTTTTATGACGCGAAACATTAGTCCGCTCCTTGGCAACGAGATTAAGTTCCCAGGTTTCTAAGGTAAACCTGCGATTGATAAGTTTCGAATCGATACGGCTCTTCCTCAAATTCAATATCGGATCTTTCGGTACGGGCGGTCACGGCGATACTGATTCGCCGGACATCATTAACTAAAGTCGGGCTATCCATGGTGATACCGTTTCTAAGTGTATAGGTGAATTGCAAATCGGCTATGTCTTCGGCATAAATTTGCGGTAGGGCGTTTCCGAACTGAACCATTAACCGAGGGTGAAGGGTATCGCTATAATCGATATAATACTTTACTTTTTCTATGGTATACAAATTCGAACCGGACGGATAGGCTTTGGACAACACGGATGTATTATGCTGGATATGCGATGATCCGGTTTGAACTTCTGTAATTGTAAAGAATTCCCCGCTTTCGGTGTTAGGATCATGTATGTAGGCAATCTGTCCTTCCTCAAAACAGCTAACGTCATACCCGTCGCAACTCAATTCAGATGATGGATTGGGCATAGAATTTACAATCGGAGCGTCACAGGATGACGTCCGGTAGTGAAGCATTATCGTATCCGGATCAGTGTTTGAAGCCTCAAAAGCGTTTAGGCCATTTGGCAGATCGTATCCGGCCATTCTGATTTGACGGGTCAACTCATCTATTGAGGCTCTGGCATTTTGCTGCATTTCGATAACAGAATCCTGGATATTCCAGGCATGGTGTTGATTAATATAAACCCTGAACATCACCGCCGATATTATCCCGGTCAAAAGAACCGCCAATAGTATTTCAACCAGAGTCACGCCCTTATTCGATTTTAATATTTTCATCATGTCATCCTCCTTAAGGCGCGTCGGTCTTAATCAAAGAATTAATGGCGTAAGACCTGACGGTTGAATCGGGGGAGACCCAGGTGGCGGAGATGGATACTTCTCGGAGGTGAGATCCGGCGTCGCTTACAACCCATTCTCGAAGTATACCATCTACCGTATCTTCTCCTGAAACCGGTTCATTTTCAGCCCGTAATTCCTCAAGTTTTTGCTGAAGTAGTTGAGTGCAGGTGGTTGTGCTTGATGCCCAGCTGTTCCCGTCAACGGCGACCATAGCCATATGCAAAAGAAGCATTAAGGAAAAAGCCATGATAAACATTGATGTCAAAACTTCGAGGAGGGAAAAGCCATCTTCGTTAAATAGTTTTATTTTCATCTTAACAACCCTTTTTTAGTTGTCCGGGTGAATATGTACAAGAAATGTGCCGGATAGGCAGGTTCACCAAAAGGGGCAATAATAAATATAATGTTTCGAGTTGAAACCGTAAACGATGCTCTGGTAATATGCTATTGCATAATCGATTACAGGAAATTATAGATTGAACATCTTTTGGTTTACCGATATCAATCGAAAAAAAATGGAGATAATAATCAGACTTAAACCGAAAAAAGCCTGGAGATTTGTTGATTTGAAACAATAAATATTGGAGATGTCCCATATATGGGATAGGCTTATTTGGTAAATCGTGAAATTTCGGTATAAGATAGTTGCCTTTAACAGGTTGAGCGCATATTTTGTGCGCCGATAATGTTAATAAGTCAGAATAACGGAAAAGCACAAAAATATTGTGTAATTATTCTGGACTGGCTCTATCGGTATGGCATATATTAGCAGAACTACGGTTGAGGAAACGTAAGGTATTCCGATGAATTATGAAGCTAAATTCCGATTGGCAATTGGATTCGGATTATTGATAATCTTTATCGGAACCACGGGTTATTCATTTTTGGAAGACTGGGGAATTCTCGACTCCTTATATATGACGATAATTACTCTTTCTACGGTTGGATTTATGGAGGTTCGTCATCTATCCGAAGCCGGTCGTGTCTTTACCATATTCCTAATTGTCTTTGGAGCATTTAATGCGGCCTTTATATTAACGGCTGCCGTACAATTTGTTTTACAGGGACAATTGGAATTGATACTGGGAAAACGAAAAATGGAAAAAAAACTCCAAAAACTCGAAAACCATATTATCCTGTGCGGCCTTGGCCGAGTCGGCCGACAAATCGCCAGTGAATTTGAGCGGCGCAAGGAAAAATTCGTCGTAATCGAGCAGGACGTCGACATGGTTGAAGATGCTCGCAAGCAGGGATTTTACGTTCTGGAAGGCAATGCCGCCGATGATGAGGTCCTCGAACACGCCGGAATAGGCAAAGCCAGAGCAATTGTTTCGACCTTGCCCGATGACGCCGATAATGTTTACCTGGCCCTGACCGCCCGACAAATAAACTCGGATTTGCTGATAATCGCTCGCGCCGAAACACTGTTGGCCAAGAAAAAACTCCGTCGAGCCGGAGCGGACAAAGTGATATGCCCTCATGAATTAGGCGGCGTGCAGATGGCTATGGCGACCTTAAGACCCAATGTCGTCGATTTTCTGCAATTGGCCACGGTTGTTCCGGGAGGCGAACGATTGGGGATCGAAGAAATCACGATTAGAGATGGCGGTATTTTGACAGGAAAAAGCATTATTGAGGCCGCCATAAAATCAAAATATGACGCCATCGTCGTTGGATTACGAAAAGGAACAGGTCAGATTTTATTTAATCCTTCGGGTGAAACAACTATGGAAAATGGAGATATTTTAATTGTTTTGGGAGAGAACGGCACCCTTGAAAGATTGTCGGCTGATTTAGCATAAAATCATCGATTTATGACATAAATTAATCTTTGGGCTAAGTTTCCCAAATATTTAGAAAGACCTTGCAAACTAAGCTATTTTTTTGTAATATAACAGCTTAACTTAACTGGATGGAACGGATAAACTATGTTTGATCGTACTGGAAACTACCTGATCTACGCCATTTTGCTTAGTATGATCTTGGGTGTTGCCTTTGTAGGTATCTTCGGGGATGCCGGACTTCATGTCAAATTCCTCGGCGATATGTTCCTGGCGGCATTGAAGATGGTTGTCATTCCGCTTCTGTTCTTTTCCATGGTGGTTGGTATATCCAACCTCGGAGATGTCCGCAAGCTCGGCCGGACCGGAGCCAAAACAATCGGGTATTTTTTGGCTACCAGCACTATCGCGGTAGTCATTGGCTTAATACTGGTCAATTTGATTCAACCGGGCAGCGGATTTACCTTTTCCGGAGCGGCCGCTCCGGAAACAATCGGCCATCAGGATTCATATTCCTTTTTCACATGGCTGACGGATCAAATACCCTCTAACATCCTTAAGGCCGCGGCCGAGACGAAAGTTTTGCCAGTAATCGTCTTTGCCTTGATTTTCGGCGGCGTGTTGACCACAATCGGCAGTAAAGGAAGAACTGTG from Candidatus Zixiibacteriota bacterium encodes the following:
- a CDS encoding prepilin-type N-terminal cleavage/methylation domain-containing protein, with the protein product MKIKLFNEDGFSLLEVLTSMFIMAFSLMLLLHMAMVAVDGNSWASSTTTCTQLLQQKLEELRAENEPVSGEDTVDGILREWVVSDAGSHLREVSISATWVSPDSTVRSYAINSLIKTDAP
- a CDS encoding sigma-70 family RNA polymerase sigma factor, with the translated sequence MNQNHKNAIQRDEQELIRLAQFGDFGAFNALIKEYQSKIYGLALKLSKNREDAEDIFQETFLKAIDNIKRFRGESVFGTWLYAIAVNVVRAKYGKESKADLLSIEEYLPAQKSHHNEDIPELFDWNDPLSKMTDLEIKEKIENGLRELPLKYRIPFLLRYTQELSLQEVADTLNLSLAAAKSRVLRARLAMRQYLNDYFMEELKHG
- a CDS encoding zf-HC2 domain-containing protein — translated: MGDCRELAEMLSDYIDGELDKELCSELEAHLKGCKNCRLVFDSMKMTVRLCRNGVCEDLPAQFQEKFQQKMAKRWKKNFGKT
- a CDS encoding MMPL family transporter, whose product is MKEGIIRFSTGHPLIVIGIIVVITALFAYQLTGVKIDTDPENMLPDDEPVRIFHSKVKEEFGMHDFIALGVVREDGAFTADQLGRIYQMSEEIAEIEGVIPEDIMAPSMVDDIRQGGDNSIVIGPLMSEAPEDDEQAQYILERIKSNPILRGKLASDNGKAMALFIPIEAKDMSYRIAGEIQEIADKYGDGGEYFIAGLPVAQDSFGNEMFAQMIYSAPMAGLIIFILMYIFFRNFRVILPPMIVAVTSIIWTMGALVWTGNAVHIMSSMIPIFLFPIAVLNSIHIISEFHDRYKKYKHKETTIRHTINELFMPMLFTSATTVVGFLSLLTNNIPPVQVFGTFVAFGVAVSWLMSITLNPAFAMLLPDKALRNFGASDDRKTILATVVSRTGRFASRRYRPILLGTSLVIIVAAIGLSMIDVNDNPVKWFKKSHPLRVADTELNKHLAGTYMNFLVIDGGEEDAIKNPELMTYIENLQRHVEQNEIVGATAGITDIVKKIRFELYGGTDSSRYALPDNAVEIGQDLFIYEMSGGDPDDLFKLVTDDYSKANVWVQLTDGDNQSVASVIEDVEQYINENPAPVEAEINWAGLPYVNIIWQDKMVSGMRLSLLISFGIVFLMMAFLFRSPIWGFISMLPLSITIMAIYASIGYLGKPYDMPIAVLSSLTLGLSIDFAIHFIQRSRTIHKRTGNFRETYKQIFEGPGRAISRNVLVIAIGFVPMFFSSLVPYITVGTFFFAIMTVSGAVTLLLLPAIVTMLKNKLFPNVSREENSAVKAA
- a CDS encoding outer membrane lipoprotein-sorting protein, whose protein sequence is MKKYASILTIIILVSISAGMVRAEDAMDIMKKSHLAYYYAGDDGVTKVTMKIINKKGRERLREFTMIRLDLEEGGKQKYYTYFNKPSDVSRMTFMVWKNTESNDDRWLYVPAIDLVKRISADDKNSSFVGSDFSYEDVSGRLWTEDDHTLVSELETINDKPVYLISSRSKKEKDSFGEKKSWIDKETYLPLREEYYDDKGKLLRVFTADKIEIIKDIVTITQRTMENVKKNQKTVIYFDGIDYNIGITDDIFTERFLKSPPRKFLN
- a CDS encoding PilX N-terminal domain-containing pilus assembly protein, which encodes MFRVIKNEKGMALFIALMLTLMLTIIGIGIIKTSNDEISIAGNEMNEMVAFYTAEAGLEKAAAALQTYYEEHGAPPETMPSGSEGLPSANVAYVTTDNGAFENKKLAQGDFAGLHASVKTYTIESIGTSLVDGSQVRLYQEFECALVPIFQFAVFYENDLEIAPGPTMVINGRIHSNKNIYLQSGNSLDINSYLTSYGSIYHGRKPGSGAGEANGEVNILGMDGNYYSMRDGSDWLDANDDHWFDTASTRWGGRVKDSDFGQEKLRLPFDNPDEDAHKIINRASFDGGNNESFEHNAAFKIIDGQALYDVGGGSWVNVTANLLADGSLKESTFHDKRENKDAVVYDIDMNIFKNSAYFPSNGNIYTADNRTGLRGTRIYNAEDIGASLTIASENPVYTMGDINSNNKKPMAIIADALTILSGNWLDDPLVSGSDDKNNRTALSTTANFSFITGNKNSGEDGAGYNGGLENLPRFLENWSDRTLTYRGSMICLWVSQEAIGNWDGTYYTPPNRDWAFDTDLTDPGNLPPGTPSLRVFQRVGWRQDHVDPIIYHTLEEITDPAPTI
- a CDS encoding DUF2892 domain-containing protein; its protein translation is MSVEGMVRIMAGTLVMISVVLGLLVSPYWFILTGFVGLNLFQSAFTGFCPAETFFKGLKKSGKAPTQ
- a CDS encoding potassium channel protein, with the translated sequence MNYEAKFRLAIGFGLLIIFIGTTGYSFLEDWGILDSLYMTIITLSTVGFMEVRHLSEAGRVFTIFLIVFGAFNAAFILTAAVQFVLQGQLELILGKRKMEKKLQKLENHIILCGLGRVGRQIASEFERRKEKFVVIEQDVDMVEDARKQGFYVLEGNAADDEVLEHAGIGKARAIVSTLPDDADNVYLALTARQINSDLLIIARAETLLAKKKLRRAGADKVICPHELGGVQMAMATLRPNVVDFLQLATVVPGGERLGIEEITIRDGGILTGKSIIEAAIKSKYDAIVVGLRKGTGQILFNPSGETTMENGDILIVLGENGTLERLSADLA